In Leisingera sp. NJS204, the following are encoded in one genomic region:
- the cobA gene encoding uroporphyrinogen-III C-methyltransferase gives MSGFVSFVSSGPGDPELLTVKAVKRLEAADAVLFDDLSSGPILSHAREDADLVGVGKRAGRPSPKQDHVSRLLVDYASSGLNVVRLKSGDAGVFGRLEEEMTALREAGIAFEIVPGVTAASAAAAAANIPLTRRKTARRLQFITGHDVTGGLPDDLNMAALADGEATTVVYMGKRTFADLSEKLMEAGLPDATPALVALGVSTPEQSLHRHTVGELPGLLREMKTSAPVLILYGPLAEPE, from the coding sequence ATGAGCGGCTTTGTCAGCTTTGTCTCTTCCGGCCCCGGTGATCCGGAGCTGCTGACCGTGAAGGCGGTCAAACGGCTGGAGGCGGCGGATGCGGTGCTGTTTGACGATCTGTCGTCGGGGCCGATCCTGAGCCATGCCCGCGAAGACGCCGATCTGGTCGGCGTCGGCAAACGGGCCGGCCGCCCCTCGCCCAAACAGGACCATGTGAGCCGGCTTTTGGTGGATTATGCCTCCTCCGGTCTCAATGTGGTGCGGCTGAAGTCGGGCGACGCGGGCGTTTTCGGGCGGCTTGAGGAGGAAATGACAGCGCTGCGCGAAGCAGGCATTGCGTTTGAGATCGTGCCCGGTGTGACCGCAGCCTCGGCGGCGGCGGCGGCGGCAAACATCCCGCTCACCCGGCGCAAGACGGCACGGCGGCTGCAATTCATCACCGGCCATGACGTGACCGGCGGATTGCCGGATGACCTGAACATGGCAGCCCTTGCAGATGGCGAAGCCACCACGGTTGTGTATATGGGCAAGCGCACCTTTGCCGACCTGTCGGAAAAGCTGATGGAAGCCGGCCTGCCGGACGCCACACCGGCGCTGGTGGCGCTTGGCGTCTCGACGCCGGAACAGTCGCTGCACCGCCACACTGTGGGCGAGCTGCCCGGTCTGCTGCGGGAGATGAAAACCTCTGCGCCGGTGCTGATCCTTTACGGCCCGCTGGCAGAGCCGGAATGA